A region of Acidobacteriota bacterium DNA encodes the following proteins:
- a CDS encoding ATP-binding protein has translation MDSSLPMPTHRRVANWLALAAVLLLILGTLTFQRITGRDDGTRVAVTAPTSDVGVSQGIVVVSTALAILSVLIAALQVRTESRHREQIEIELQEALASVEHQVTDRTEALSRAMAELRESEQQFRLLTDQLHLALDERAEALARAEAARRVAEDASRLKDEFLATASHELRTPLNAIVGWVHVLQSGAALDAEQRLHAVGAIDRNAKVQTRLIEDLLDVSRMNQGRVTLTVAPIDVRAVVDAAVESIRPSAIAKKIDVRVVAPFESVPVIGDAPRLQQVVWNLLANAVKFTPGGGTISVEVKNAAARAEIIVSDTGDGIGPEFLPHIFEPFRQGNSSSMRTGMGLGLAIVQRLVELHGGRITATSAGVGHGAQFQVALPLAPESLQTVTVANRPEPLFNRLHVLVAEDDVDSAAALTAILRLHGCETKTAGTAAECLRITGEWSTDVLVCDIGLPDDDGYSLLRRLRNLPDGGRIPAIALTARARPEDRARALAAGFRAHLCKPLDPASLLREIASAVQPASLPSR, from the coding sequence GTGGATAGCTCTCTGCCGATGCCCACGCACCGTCGCGTAGCGAACTGGCTGGCCCTGGCCGCCGTGCTGCTACTGATCCTTGGAACCCTCACGTTTCAGCGGATCACTGGCCGCGACGATGGCACACGAGTGGCGGTGACGGCACCGACCTCAGATGTCGGCGTCTCGCAGGGCATCGTGGTGGTCAGCACCGCACTCGCCATCCTGTCGGTGCTGATTGCCGCGCTCCAGGTGCGGACCGAGTCCCGGCATCGAGAACAAATCGAGATCGAACTGCAAGAGGCGCTGGCGTCGGTCGAGCACCAGGTGACCGACCGCACCGAAGCACTGTCGCGGGCCATGGCCGAGCTCAGAGAGAGTGAACAGCAGTTCCGGTTGCTCACCGACCAGTTGCACCTGGCGCTGGATGAGCGGGCCGAGGCGCTGGCCAGGGCGGAAGCGGCGCGGCGCGTGGCCGAGGATGCCAGCCGCCTCAAGGACGAGTTCCTGGCGACCGCGTCGCACGAGCTGCGCACGCCGCTCAACGCGATTGTCGGCTGGGTGCACGTGCTGCAATCGGGCGCCGCCCTCGACGCCGAGCAGCGGCTGCACGCGGTCGGCGCGATCGACCGCAATGCCAAGGTTCAGACCCGGCTGATCGAAGACCTGCTGGATGTGTCGCGGATGAACCAGGGGCGGGTTACCCTCACGGTGGCGCCGATCGATGTCCGCGCCGTGGTCGATGCGGCGGTCGAGTCGATTCGGCCGTCGGCAATCGCGAAGAAGATCGACGTTCGGGTGGTCGCGCCCTTCGAGTCAGTCCCGGTGATCGGAGACGCACCGCGGCTGCAGCAGGTGGTGTGGAACCTGCTGGCGAACGCGGTCAAGTTCACGCCCGGCGGCGGCACGATCTCGGTTGAGGTCAAGAACGCGGCGGCGCGCGCCGAAATTATCGTCTCCGACACCGGTGACGGTATCGGTCCGGAGTTCCTGCCGCACATCTTCGAGCCGTTCCGCCAGGGCAACTCGTCCAGCATGCGCACCGGCATGGGCCTCGGCCTGGCGATCGTCCAGCGCCTGGTTGAACTGCACGGCGGCCGCATCACGGCCACCAGTGCCGGTGTCGGGCATGGCGCGCAGTTCCAGGTCGCGTTGCCGCTGGCGCCTGAGTCGCTGCAGACGGTCACCGTCGCTAACCGGCCAGAGCCCCTGTTCAACCGGTTGCACGTCCTGGTGGCCGAAGACGATGTCGACTCGGCGGCGGCGTTGACGGCCATCCTCAGGCTGCACGGCTGCGAGACGAAAACCGCCGGTACCGCCGCCGAGTGCCTGCGGATTACCGGCGAGTGGTCCACCGACGTGTTGGTCTGCGACATCGGGCTGCCCGACGACGATGGTTACAGCCTGCTGAGGCGACTGCGAAACCTGCCCGATGGCGGGCGCATTCCCGCCATCGCGCTGACCGCCCGGGCGCGGCCCGAAGACCGCGCCCGGGCGCTTGCCGCGGGCTTTCGCGCCCACTTGTGCAAGCCCCTCGATCCGGCCAGCCTGCTTCGTGAGATAGCATCAGCGGTGCAGCCGGCCAGCCTGCCCTCACGATGA
- a CDS encoding carboxyl transferase domain-containing protein, with translation MDPLTSHIDPNAAEFRANRERMQALVQEYRDRLAQARLGGGPKYLARHREQGKMPVRERIEALIDPGSAFLELSPLAAWGMYENDAPSAGVVTGIGRVSGRDVMIVANDATVKGGTYYPLTVKKHLRAQEVALQNRLPCVYLVDSGGAFLPLQAEVFPDRDHFGRIFFNQARMSAEQIPQVAVVMGSCTAGGAYVPAMSDQTIIVKNTGTIFLGGPPLVKAATGEEVTAEDLGGADVHTRLSGVADYLADDDAHALHQARIVVSTLNTHKTLPPDMARPEDPAYDPAELYGIVNLDLRKTYDVREVIARLVDGSRFDEFKERYATTLVCGFARVHGFLVGIIANNGVLFSESALKATHFIELCNLRGVPLVFLQNITGFMVGKQYERGGIAKDGAKMVHAVANSVVPKFTVIIGGSFGAGNYGMCGRAYEPRLLWMWPNARISVMGGEQAAGVLATVKRDQVAREGGDLSAAAEAAIREPILQKYDSEGSPYYSTARLWDDGILDPAETRSALALGLSAAYNAPIPPPKFGIFRM, from the coding sequence ATGGATCCCCTCACTTCGCACATCGATCCCAACGCCGCCGAGTTCCGCGCCAACCGCGAGCGCATGCAGGCGCTCGTTCAGGAGTACCGCGATCGCCTGGCCCAGGCCAGGCTCGGCGGCGGCCCCAAGTACCTCGCCCGTCACCGGGAGCAGGGCAAGATGCCGGTGCGCGAGCGCATCGAGGCGCTGATTGATCCCGGATCGGCGTTCCTGGAACTGTCGCCGCTGGCCGCGTGGGGCATGTACGAGAACGACGCGCCCTCGGCCGGCGTCGTCACCGGCATTGGCCGGGTGTCTGGCCGCGACGTCATGATTGTGGCCAACGACGCCACCGTCAAAGGCGGGACCTACTACCCCCTCACCGTGAAAAAGCACCTGCGCGCGCAAGAGGTGGCGCTGCAGAACCGCCTGCCCTGCGTGTACCTGGTGGATTCGGGTGGCGCGTTCCTGCCGCTGCAAGCCGAGGTGTTTCCCGATCGCGATCACTTCGGCCGCATTTTCTTCAACCAGGCGCGGATGTCGGCCGAGCAGATTCCGCAGGTCGCGGTAGTGATGGGATCATGCACGGCCGGCGGCGCCTACGTCCCCGCGATGTCGGACCAGACCATCATCGTCAAGAACACCGGGACGATCTTCCTGGGCGGCCCGCCGCTCGTGAAGGCCGCCACCGGCGAAGAGGTGACGGCCGAAGACCTGGGCGGCGCCGACGTGCACACGCGCCTGTCGGGGGTTGCCGATTACCTGGCCGATGATGACGCGCACGCGCTGCACCAGGCGCGCATTGTCGTTTCCACCCTGAACACGCACAAGACGCTGCCGCCCGACATGGCCCGGCCCGAAGACCCGGCCTACGATCCGGCGGAACTGTACGGCATCGTCAATCTCGACCTGCGCAAGACCTACGACGTGCGCGAGGTGATTGCCCGGCTGGTGGACGGCTCCCGGTTCGACGAGTTCAAGGAACGCTACGCGACCACGCTCGTCTGCGGTTTCGCGCGGGTCCACGGGTTCCTGGTCGGCATCATCGCCAACAACGGCGTCCTGTTCTCGGAGTCGGCGCTGAAGGCCACGCACTTCATCGAGCTCTGCAACCTGCGCGGCGTGCCGCTGGTGTTCCTGCAGAACATCACGGGCTTCATGGTCGGCAAGCAGTACGAGCGCGGCGGCATTGCCAAGGACGGCGCCAAGATGGTGCACGCGGTGGCGAATTCAGTCGTCCCGAAGTTCACGGTGATCATCGGCGGCTCGTTCGGGGCGGGCAACTACGGCATGTGCGGACGCGCGTATGAACCGCGGCTGTTGTGGATGTGGCCCAACGCGCGCATCTCGGTGATGGGTGGCGAACAGGCGGCGGGCGTGCTGGCCACCGTCAAGCGCGATCAGGTCGCGCGCGAGGGGGGCGACCTGTCGGCGGCGGCCGAGGCGGCCATCCGCGAGCCCATCCTCCAGAAGTACGACTCGGAAGGATCGCCCTACTACTCCACCGCGCGCCTGTGGGACGACGGGATCCTGGACCCGGCCGAGACGCGCTCGGCACTGGCCCTCGGCCTGTCGGCGGCCTACAACGCGCCGATCCCGCCGCCCAAGTTCGGCATCTTCCGCATGTAG
- a CDS encoding sensor histidine kinase, with the protein MKPRPSAESTGASIAARLHASQRELASRWLEALTEILPVEKRDVFPSAQLLDHIPELIAEIAQFLRAPRDEAIAANTAVMTKAAELGALRYEQRSSVHQLLREYHMLGTILEEFITLEVGRMGAGANAVDALDALSCVSQAVRVLQQQTVDTFVGKYAETIERQTNQLRGFTRLISHEIRQPLGVLQVLSRMLTAPDAQGQQLVATLERNVVRLGDVAGKLERLARLTRASDDNLPTEQEVELSALAADVAKQLEDMATTRNVAVDISDDLPTLVLDSGRIELALINLIANAIKYSDPEKPERYVRVRRVSGPVSAIVIEDNGIGIPEPKLVMIFEQFVRAHSDRDEELGAQGLGLGLAIVRECMEAMKGTVTVTSQDGVGTAFTLTWPVALMPVER; encoded by the coding sequence ATGAAACCGAGACCCTCAGCCGAATCTACCGGCGCGTCGATTGCTGCCCGTCTCCACGCGTCACAACGGGAGCTGGCCTCGCGCTGGCTCGAGGCCCTCACCGAGATCCTGCCGGTCGAGAAGCGCGACGTGTTTCCGTCCGCGCAACTGCTGGATCACATTCCCGAGCTGATTGCCGAGATTGCGCAGTTCCTGCGCGCGCCGCGCGACGAAGCGATTGCCGCCAATACGGCGGTGATGACCAAGGCCGCCGAGCTGGGGGCGCTGCGCTATGAACAGCGCTCGTCGGTGCACCAGCTGCTGCGTGAGTACCACATGCTGGGGACCATCCTCGAGGAATTCATCACCCTCGAAGTCGGGCGCATGGGCGCCGGTGCGAATGCCGTTGACGCGCTCGACGCGCTCAGCTGCGTCTCGCAGGCCGTCCGGGTGCTGCAGCAGCAAACCGTGGATACGTTTGTCGGCAAGTACGCCGAGACGATCGAGCGGCAGACCAACCAGCTGCGCGGTTTTACGCGGCTCATCAGTCATGAGATTCGGCAGCCGCTCGGCGTCTTGCAGGTCTTGTCGCGGATGCTTACGGCGCCGGATGCACAAGGGCAGCAGCTGGTCGCGACCCTCGAGCGCAATGTCGTCCGGCTCGGCGACGTCGCCGGCAAGCTCGAGCGGCTGGCGCGCCTGACCCGCGCCAGCGACGACAACCTGCCCACGGAGCAGGAAGTGGAACTGTCGGCCCTGGCGGCCGATGTGGCGAAGCAACTCGAGGACATGGCGACGACCCGCAATGTCGCCGTGGACATCAGCGACGACCTGCCGACCCTGGTGCTCGACTCGGGTCGCATCGAACTAGCGCTAATCAACCTGATCGCCAACGCGATCAAGTACAGCGATCCCGAGAAGCCCGAGCGCTACGTTCGCGTGCGGCGGGTGTCGGGACCGGTCAGCGCGATCGTGATCGAGGACAACGGCATCGGCATTCCCGAGCCGAAGCTGGTCATGATCTTCGAGCAGTTCGTGCGGGCGCACTCGGATCGCGACGAGGAGCTGGGTGCGCAGGGGCTGGGCCTGGGCCTGGCGATCGTGCGCGAGTGCATGGAGGCCATGAAGGGCACGGTCACCGTGACGTCGCAAGACGGCGTTGGCACGGCCTTCACCCTGACGTGGCCGGTCGCGTTAATGCCCGTTGAGCGTTAG
- a CDS encoding DUF3185 domain-containing protein: MRRLSGTKIVGIVLVVLGILGLAYGGLSWTSRETVVDAGPINITADKTERFPLPPLAGGLLLVAGVVLILKK; encoded by the coding sequence ATGCGGCGTTTGAGCGGGACGAAGATCGTCGGCATCGTGTTGGTGGTCCTCGGCATCCTCGGTCTGGCGTACGGTGGTCTGTCGTGGACCAGCCGTGAGACCGTGGTGGATGCGGGCCCGATCAACATTACCGCTGACAAGACCGAACGCTTCCCGCTGCCGCCGCTGGCGGGTGGACTGCTGCTGGTCGCCGGCGTGGTGCTGATTCTCAAGAAGTAA
- a CDS encoding sigma-54 dependent transcriptional regulator: MSSATLAIVDDDKPFAEYLQTLLRSRGYNTAAYDSGDALLAALREGALPDVILLDVLMPGLDGLETLRAIRLAHPAAQVVMLSGGQTPATIVEAVRLGAIDYVVKPGDPDGVGEVALEAAIRNALERLSLTSEVQRLRTQVGQDPDGAQPFWSSGKAMQPVMTMVDRVADNDVSVLLRGESGVGKEVIAREIHRRSPRRSSPFVKVNCAALPAELLESELFGHERGAFTGAASTRVGKFEFAQHGTIMLDEIGEMPQALQAKILHVLQDHEFTKLGSNRTIEVDVRVIAATNRDLEAMMRAGTFREDLYYRLQVIEVHVPPLRERREEISQLIEFFLLKFAAVYRRPAVRPSLVLQDALLSYEWPGNIRELENMMKRLVVLQDEALILAELNRLRHARAAAEHEYPTANPAYTTAPAPRSAAPPPPPAPVAAVAAPPPEAPAPFVNPADGVNLQELARHAAMGAEKEAIQLALERFRWNRRKTAEYLQVSYKTLLNKMKECGISESPTA; encoded by the coding sequence TGCGGTCTCGCGGCTACAACACGGCGGCCTACGACAGCGGCGACGCGCTGCTGGCGGCGCTGCGCGAGGGTGCGCTACCCGATGTCATCCTGCTTGACGTGTTGATGCCGGGGCTGGACGGCCTGGAGACCCTGCGCGCGATCCGGCTGGCACACCCGGCGGCCCAGGTGGTCATGCTCTCCGGCGGCCAGACCCCCGCCACCATCGTCGAGGCCGTCCGCCTCGGCGCCATCGACTACGTCGTCAAGCCGGGTGATCCCGACGGTGTGGGCGAGGTCGCCCTCGAAGCCGCCATCCGCAATGCCCTCGAGCGCCTGTCGCTGACGAGCGAGGTGCAGCGCCTGCGCACGCAGGTCGGCCAGGACCCCGACGGCGCGCAACCGTTCTGGAGTTCCGGCAAGGCCATGCAGCCGGTGATGACGATGGTCGATCGCGTGGCCGACAACGACGTCAGCGTGCTGCTGCGTGGCGAAAGCGGCGTCGGCAAGGAAGTGATCGCCCGCGAGATTCACCGCCGCTCGCCGCGCCGCAGTTCGCCGTTCGTGAAGGTGAACTGCGCCGCGCTGCCCGCCGAACTGCTCGAGAGCGAGTTGTTCGGCCACGAGCGCGGCGCGTTCACCGGCGCCGCCTCCACCCGCGTCGGCAAGTTCGAGTTCGCGCAGCACGGCACCATCATGCTCGACGAAATCGGCGAGATGCCGCAGGCGCTGCAGGCGAAGATCCTGCACGTGCTGCAGGACCACGAGTTCACCAAGCTCGGGAGCAACCGCACCATCGAAGTGGACGTCCGGGTGATTGCCGCCACCAATCGCGACCTCGAGGCGATGATGCGCGCCGGCACCTTCCGCGAGGACCTCTACTATCGCCTGCAGGTGATCGAGGTGCACGTGCCGCCCCTGCGCGAGCGCCGCGAGGAGATCTCGCAGCTGATCGAGTTCTTTCTGTTGAAGTTCGCGGCCGTCTATCGCCGGCCGGCGGTACGGCCGTCGCTGGTGTTGCAGGACGCGCTGCTCTCGTACGAATGGCCGGGCAACATCCGCGAACTCGAGAACATGATGAAGCGGCTGGTGGTGCTGCAGGATGAGGCGCTGATCCTGGCGGAACTCAACCGGCTTCGCCACGCGCGCGCCGCGGCCGAGCACGAGTACCCGACGGCCAATCCCGCCTACACGACCGCCCCGGCGCCGCGGTCGGCGGCACCGCCCCCGCCGCCGGCGCCCGTGGCCGCCGTGGCCGCGCCACCGCCCGAGGCGCCGGCCCCGTTCGTCAACCCCGCCGACGGCGTCAACTTGCAGGAATTGGCCCGCCACGCCGCCATGGGGGCCGAGAAGGAAGCCATTCAGCTGGCGCTCGAGCGCTTCCGCTGGAACCGGCGCAAGACCGCCGAGTACCTGCAGGTCAGCTACAAGACGCTGCTGAACAAGATGAAGGAATGCGGGATCAGCGAATCGCCGACCGCCTAA